The Saprospiraceae bacterium genome includes a window with the following:
- a CDS encoding rhodanese-like domain-containing protein: MGCSQKKNSGANTSVSPPTSEQTFFKDIDVNTTGKLMKEKSELIILDVRTPAETARGIIKGAIEIDYYDPTFKEKVSRLDKNQEYLVYCAVGGRSSSALSVMKEAGFTKVYNLKGGYTAWSQVNK; the protein is encoded by the coding sequence ATGGGTTGTTCTCAGAAGAAAAATTCAGGAGCAAATACATCTGTTAGTCCACCAACTTCAGAGCAGACTTTTTTTAAAGATATTGATGTCAATACTACAGGCAAGTTAATGAAAGAAAAGAGCGAACTCATCATTCTGGACGTACGTACTCCCGCTGAAACTGCTCGGGGCATCATAAAAGGTGCCATTGAAATTGATTATTATGACCCAACATTCAAGGAGAAAGTAAGTCGGTTGGACAAAAATCAGGAGTATCTTGTTTACTGTGCCGTGGGTGGTCGGAGTAGTTCCGCATTGTCGGTCATGAAAGAAGCAGGGTTTACTAAAGTATATAATCTAAAGGGAGGATACACTGCCTGGTCACAAGTCAATAAATAA
- a CDS encoding sterol desaturase family protein codes for MNIWEIIWNGYSGYASYLWYEITHPGLHNYFYWLILVSLFFFGLEVIKPWRKNQPLFRKDFWLDFFYMFFNFFLFSLIIYNAASDVVVNFFNNGIQWATGFDMQASNPLNFSPLWLVLFIGFIVRDFVQWWVHRLLHRVDFLWNFHKVHHSVEEMGFAAHLRYHWMETIVYRSIEYIPLALLGIGLYDFFIIHIFTLAIGHYNHSNISVSGKVTGGILGGLIGIATVLGLADINLLANADILTKAAVFLGSILAGIFILGPLMKKIFNSPEMHIWHHAYELPSDRYYGVNFGISLAIWDYIFGTAHIPKDGRDIKIGFPGVETFPHEFGGQVLYGLGKNK; via the coding sequence ATGAATATTTGGGAAATTATTTGGAATGGATATTCCGGTTATGCATCTTATCTTTGGTATGAAATCACGCATCCCGGATTGCATAATTACTTTTACTGGCTGATACTGGTTTCTTTGTTTTTTTTCGGATTGGAAGTTATCAAACCCTGGCGTAAAAATCAGCCCTTGTTCAGAAAGGATTTCTGGCTGGATTTTTTCTACATGTTTTTTAATTTCTTTTTATTTTCATTGATTATATACAATGCCGCATCGGATGTAGTGGTCAATTTTTTCAATAATGGAATCCAATGGGCAACCGGTTTTGACATGCAGGCTTCCAATCCATTGAATTTTTCTCCGCTGTGGCTGGTACTATTCATCGGATTTATCGTTCGGGATTTTGTCCAGTGGTGGGTACATCGACTGTTGCACAGAGTAGATTTTCTTTGGAACTTTCATAAAGTACACCATTCGGTGGAAGAAATGGGATTTGCAGCACACCTCAGATATCATTGGATGGAGACCATTGTGTACAGGAGTATTGAGTACATTCCATTAGCATTATTGGGAATCGGATTATATGATTTTTTTATCATTCATATTTTCACCCTTGCCATCGGGCATTACAATCATAGCAATATTTCGGTGAGCGGTAAAGTTACCGGTGGAATTTTAGGAGGTTTGATAGGTATAGCAACAGTTCTTGGATTGGCGGATATCAACTTACTGGCTAATGCAGATATTTTGACAAAAGCTGCGGTATTTTTGGGTTCAATATTAGCGGGGATTTTTATCCTTGGGCCGTTGATGAAAAAAATATTTAATAGCCCGGAAATGCATATATGGCATCACGCTTATGAACTTCCATCTGACAGATATTACGGTGTAAATTTTGGAATTTCTCTCGCAATCTGGGATTACATTTTTGGAACAGCCCATATCCCAAAGGATGGAAGAGATATCAAAATCGGATTTCCGGGAGTAGAAACATTTCCGCATGAATTTGGAGGTCAGGTTCTTTATGGTCTGGGTAAAAACAAATAA
- a CDS encoding DASS family sodium-coupled anion symporter, whose amino-acid sequence MSDSRNYSIKQLTKIQLKVARQNRTIMFLSSALLAFILTMLLRDPDFTDTQNYVFFLLFFAVGLWITEAIPPFAVGILIVGFLVFTMGKTDKMDAMRYLQTWSDGVIWLFLGGFFLAEGMKKTRLDIQLLRYMTPKFGVKAQYILLGLMMTTAMLSALMSNTATTAMMIATVTPIFTQLGAMSGLSRSLLLGIPAAASVGGMGTIIGSAPNAIAVGALETIGVKVSFLEWMIVGIPVALILTLLFWKVLISHYKIKNEIIDLDFLKSELVTDPEYAEEDKIKKRIVIFVMSTTLLLWLTSQWTGIPVTAVSGIPIVALTMLGIIDADDVRTLPWDTLMLVAGGLALGMAIQEQGLADYFIEQIKTVDFNKYFLIILFSLVTVTLSNFMSNTAAATILIPVAISMVSVTQGIDQTVLPFIIGLSASCALLLPVSTPPNAIAFSTGLIRQSEFRLGGIFIGIAGPVIIILWTLFVFLFL is encoded by the coding sequence ATGTCGGACTCCAGAAATTATTCAATCAAACAACTCACCAAAATTCAGTTAAAAGTAGCAAGGCAGAACAGGACCATTATGTTTCTCTCATCTGCACTATTGGCTTTTATACTAACCATGTTACTCAGAGATCCTGATTTTACAGATACACAAAATTATGTGTTCTTTTTATTGTTTTTTGCGGTAGGGTTGTGGATTACAGAAGCAATTCCACCTTTTGCTGTCGGGATACTGATAGTAGGATTTTTGGTTTTTACGATGGGGAAGACAGATAAAATGGATGCCATGCGCTATCTGCAAACCTGGTCAGATGGTGTCATCTGGTTGTTTTTGGGAGGATTTTTTCTGGCAGAAGGCATGAAAAAAACCAGATTGGATATTCAGCTATTAAGATACATGACACCCAAATTCGGTGTAAAAGCTCAGTACATCTTATTAGGTTTGATGATGACTACCGCTATGTTATCTGCGTTGATGAGTAATACAGCCACGACTGCCATGATGATTGCAACTGTAACACCGATATTTACGCAGTTAGGTGCAATGTCCGGTTTGTCCAGGTCATTGCTACTGGGTATTCCTGCTGCTGCATCGGTAGGCGGTATGGGGACGATTATCGGTTCTGCTCCCAATGCCATTGCTGTGGGTGCTTTGGAGACTATCGGGGTGAAAGTCAGTTTTCTCGAGTGGATGATTGTCGGTATACCCGTTGCTTTGATTCTAACTTTATTATTCTGGAAAGTGCTGATTTCTCATTATAAGATTAAAAATGAAATTATCGACCTCGATTTTCTGAAAAGTGAGTTAGTGACAGATCCGGAATATGCCGAAGAAGATAAAATCAAAAAGCGAATCGTCATTTTTGTGATGAGTACTACATTGCTTTTATGGCTGACTTCACAGTGGACAGGTATTCCGGTTACTGCCGTTTCGGGTATTCCTATTGTAGCATTGACGATGCTAGGTATTATAGATGCAGATGATGTCAGGACTTTGCCTTGGGATACGCTGATGTTGGTTGCAGGCGGACTTGCACTTGGAATGGCGATACAGGAACAAGGGCTCGCTGATTATTTTATAGAACAGATCAAAACAGTTGATTTCAACAAGTATTTCTTAATTATTTTGTTTTCTTTAGTTACGGTGACATTATCCAATTTTATGAGTAATACTGCCGCTGCTACGATTTTAATACCGGTTGCTATCTCTATGGTATCCGTGACGCAGGGGATTGATCAAACGGTTTTGCCTTTCATCATAGGTTTGAGTGCATCCTGTGCATTATTGCTTCCGGTCTCCACTCCTCCTAATGCCATCGCTTTCAGTACCGGATTGATTCGTCAGTCAGAATTCAGGTTAGGAGGTATTTTTATAGGTATTGCCGGTCCGGTGATTATCATTTTGTGGACATTGTTTGTATTTTTGTTTTTGTAG
- a CDS encoding 2-oxoacid:acceptor oxidoreductase family protein encodes MDGNTAAIMCERESSDGAGAYPITPSTQMGEYWAEEAAKGHLNISDRPLIFIEPEGEHAAAAVTAGLSMTGLRASNFSSGQGIAYMHESLYAAVGKRLTYVLNIGARAMTKSTLNVHAGHDDYHAIDDTGFFQLFAKNVQHVADLNIIAHRIAELALTPGIIAQDGFLTTHLIESLYLPERELIKEFLGRPDDIIETPTPAQKIIYGETRRRIPEVWDVDNPMMAGIVQNQDSYMQSVAAQRPFFFDHIRDLTDQAFAEYNQLTGRQYQRVMSYKASDADYLILGQGSLIPSAEVVSDYLSQTRGIKVGVIDLVMFRPFPADLLSKLLKGKKGVVILERLDQPLAEDLPIAREVRAVLSKCQENGMAQKNKPYPDLETYKQGDTPAIYSGSFGMGSRDLQPEGIIGAVENMLPDGKHKKQFYLSIDFLRDVPYTPKQKLYQESISDAYPNIKDLAVRGSENPNMMPKDAITVRFHSIGGWGAITTGKNLAMTLYDLLGYEIKANPKYGSEKKGQPTTYYLAAAPEPIRINCEYFFVDVVLSPDPNVFKHTNALAGLKRGGFFIIQSDQDSPEKVWANIPVPYQKVIIEQDIHIYYIDGFKIAREEATDPELQLRMQGIAFQGAFFAASPLMEKAKLSDQELLKAIEDQLTHKFGTKGQRVIDDNMRVVKRGFDEVKEIKNKVLGSNANEILNGHKVVPIPNMVKKIQQSESRLSDIHRFWEQTGNFYLQGMGNDNITDPFIGLSVMPAATSLFRDMTGIRFDHPSWIPNNCTACGNCYTVCPDTAIPGLVSTLSDVLDTIVKRVKKKYGNVEVLPKAVRQMESHIRTLMNQPKNGATVNTYIHHAISKTIADNNGAENVIKEFDWFRDELGDFNFALTRPYYDIHEKNEPNSGGLFSITINPTTCKGCMECVNVCNDDALRIVPQTEASVASLRNQWDLWLDLPNTPKKYHRIDSLEEKIGPLETILLNKDAYLSFASGDGACLGCSEKSVVHIFTATVESLMQPRIEKHVAQIDEFIQNLEKLVQQKLINTLDVSDTNTLTRIISESHSGDLKIADLASKIDQEKDSSPVDQEWLLDITRLLSRLKSLKWKYTQGTTGQGRSSMGMCNSTGCTSVWGSTYPFNPYPFPWANHLFQDSTSMAMGIFEGHMAKMADGFKALRKAELVLNGKYDPSVHDSFFTYFTWEQFSEEEWLLCPPVVALGGDGAMYDIGFQNLSRMMASGKPIKVVVVDTQVYSNTGGQACTSGFIAQVSDMAQYGKVKKGKSEPRKEIGLIAMAHRNTFVLQSTLANTSQMIEGFIDGLMAKRPAIFNIYTTCQPEHGVADDLGVHQARLAMESRAYPIFQYNPNKGQKIEQCLDLSGNPAIDQIWPTYQLKYNEYGQEKTMDVAMTFADFAITEARFRKHFRKVPRDAWNDNMVVISEFLQLSEEDREGLFPFIWTVDKNQNLVRVLVAAPIVESCEDRRNFWLMLCELAGLNKEIKEEVDLEKKIRTEVISRISKGLMQLAGGDGSGLMELASNDVVTPSVTETKNTSSNGNYMAPWIETESCTSCDECTKLNNKIFAYNNNKKAYILNAFGGPYEDLVKAAEKCTARVIHPGLPADTSGKDIEKWIKRGEKFN; translated from the coding sequence ATGGATGGTAATACAGCTGCTATCATGTGCGAAAGAGAATCTTCCGACGGTGCAGGTGCATATCCGATTACCCCATCCACCCAAATGGGTGAATATTGGGCTGAAGAAGCAGCCAAAGGTCACCTGAACATTTCAGACAGGCCGCTTATATTCATTGAGCCGGAAGGTGAACACGCAGCAGCAGCCGTAACCGCCGGTTTATCAATGACAGGACTTAGGGCATCTAATTTCTCTTCAGGTCAGGGTATCGCATACATGCACGAGTCCCTGTATGCTGCTGTTGGAAAAAGGCTGACCTATGTACTAAATATCGGCGCCAGGGCAATGACCAAATCCACTCTTAATGTACATGCCGGACATGATGATTATCATGCGATTGACGATACCGGTTTCTTCCAGCTTTTTGCAAAAAATGTACAGCACGTAGCTGACCTGAATATCATAGCCCACAGAATTGCGGAGCTCGCATTGACGCCGGGCATTATTGCGCAGGATGGATTTCTAACGACACACCTCATTGAATCCCTGTACCTTCCTGAAAGAGAACTGATTAAAGAATTTTTGGGAAGACCTGACGACATAATAGAAACACCGACGCCGGCACAAAAAATAATTTATGGTGAAACACGCAGAAGAATTCCTGAAGTATGGGATGTGGATAATCCAATGATGGCGGGTATTGTACAAAATCAGGACTCTTATATGCAGAGCGTTGCAGCCCAGAGACCTTTCTTTTTTGATCACATCAGAGACCTTACAGATCAGGCTTTTGCAGAATATAATCAACTCACCGGAAGACAATATCAAAGGGTAATGTCGTACAAAGCCAGCGACGCAGATTATTTAATTTTAGGACAGGGAAGCCTGATACCTAGTGCGGAAGTTGTATCTGATTATTTAAGTCAGACAAGAGGTATAAAAGTTGGTGTGATAGACTTAGTTATGTTCAGACCATTCCCTGCTGATTTACTGTCCAAACTCCTGAAAGGTAAAAAGGGAGTAGTAATTTTAGAGCGATTGGATCAGCCATTGGCAGAAGATTTACCTATAGCCAGAGAAGTCAGAGCAGTACTTTCAAAATGCCAGGAAAATGGTATGGCCCAAAAGAATAAACCATATCCTGATCTGGAAACTTATAAACAAGGTGATACGCCGGCTATATATTCCGGTTCATTTGGTATGGGTAGCAGAGACTTACAGCCTGAAGGAATCATAGGTGCTGTAGAAAATATGCTTCCGGATGGAAAACACAAAAAACAATTCTACTTATCCATAGATTTTTTGAGAGATGTGCCTTACACGCCAAAACAAAAGCTGTATCAGGAATCCATCTCAGATGCTTATCCCAATATAAAAGACCTTGCCGTCAGAGGATCTGAAAATCCAAATATGATGCCCAAAGATGCCATTACAGTGAGATTTCACTCGATTGGCGGATGGGGAGCCATTACGACAGGTAAAAATTTGGCGATGACGCTGTATGATCTCCTGGGTTATGAGATAAAGGCAAATCCAAAATATGGTTCTGAAAAGAAAGGACAACCCACCACGTACTATCTTGCTGCAGCACCGGAACCCATCAGAATCAACTGCGAATACTTTTTTGTAGATGTCGTCCTTTCTCCGGATCCCAACGTATTCAAACATACCAATGCTCTTGCCGGTCTTAAGAGAGGAGGTTTCTTTATTATACAAAGTGATCAGGACAGTCCTGAAAAAGTGTGGGCAAACATTCCCGTACCATACCAAAAAGTAATTATAGAACAGGACATCCATATCTACTACATTGATGGATTTAAAATAGCCCGTGAAGAGGCTACCGATCCTGAGTTGCAATTGAGGATGCAGGGTATTGCATTTCAAGGGGCATTTTTTGCAGCATCTCCTTTGATGGAAAAAGCAAAACTCTCAGATCAGGAGTTATTAAAAGCAATCGAAGATCAGTTGACACATAAATTCGGAACTAAAGGCCAACGGGTCATCGATGATAATATGCGGGTGGTCAAAAGAGGCTTTGATGAAGTAAAAGAAATAAAAAATAAAGTACTGGGCAGTAATGCTAATGAAATTTTGAATGGTCATAAGGTTGTTCCTATTCCAAATATGGTCAAAAAAATACAGCAAAGTGAATCCAGGCTGAGCGATATTCACAGGTTTTGGGAGCAAACGGGTAATTTCTATTTGCAGGGAATGGGTAATGACAATATTACAGATCCTTTTATAGGCTTAAGTGTCATGCCTGCTGCAACATCCCTATTCAGAGATATGACAGGCATCCGATTTGATCATCCGTCCTGGATACCAAATAACTGTACGGCTTGCGGCAATTGTTATACTGTATGTCCGGATACAGCTATCCCGGGTTTGGTAAGTACATTATCTGATGTCCTGGATACCATTGTAAAAAGAGTAAAAAAGAAATATGGAAATGTAGAGGTATTACCTAAAGCGGTCAGACAAATGGAGAGTCATATCAGGACACTGATGAATCAACCTAAAAACGGGGCTACCGTCAATACGTACATCCACCACGCTATATCTAAAACAATTGCCGACAATAATGGCGCAGAAAACGTCATCAAAGAATTTGATTGGTTCAGGGATGAACTAGGTGATTTTAACTTTGCATTGACAAGACCTTACTATGATATCCATGAAAAGAATGAACCCAATAGTGGCGGTCTTTTCAGCATAACTATCAATCCTACTACCTGCAAAGGCTGTATGGAATGTGTCAATGTGTGTAATGATGATGCCCTCAGAATAGTACCGCAGACAGAAGCTTCCGTTGCCAGTTTGAGAAATCAGTGGGATTTATGGCTGGATCTTCCAAATACGCCTAAAAAATATCACCGTATAGATAGTCTTGAAGAAAAAATCGGACCGCTTGAAACCATTTTACTTAATAAAGATGCTTACCTGAGTTTTGCAAGTGGAGATGGTGCATGTCTGGGTTGTTCTGAAAAATCTGTGGTTCATATTTTTACAGCAACCGTAGAGTCCTTAATGCAGCCTCGCATCGAAAAACACGTTGCACAAATTGATGAATTCATACAAAATTTAGAAAAACTGGTTCAACAAAAGCTAATTAATACACTGGATGTCTCAGACACTAATACTTTGACACGTATCATCAGTGAATCCCATTCCGGAGATCTGAAAATAGCAGATTTGGCGAGCAAAATAGATCAGGAAAAAGATTCATCACCTGTCGATCAGGAATGGTTATTGGATATCACCAGATTATTGTCCCGGTTAAAGTCATTGAAATGGAAATATACCCAAGGTACTACCGGTCAGGGAAGATCCAGTATGGGTATGTGTAATTCTACAGGTTGTACATCCGTATGGGGAAGTACTTATCCATTCAATCCTTATCCGTTCCCATGGGCCAATCACTTATTTCAGGATTCGACATCGATGGCAATGGGTATCTTTGAAGGTCACATGGCCAAAATGGCGGATGGCTTTAAGGCCTTAAGAAAAGCTGAATTGGTACTAAATGGAAAATATGACCCATCCGTGCACGACTCATTTTTCACCTATTTCACATGGGAACAATTCAGTGAAGAAGAGTGGCTGCTCTGCCCTCCGGTTGTAGCATTAGGTGGTGACGGTGCCATGTACGATATCGGATTCCAGAATCTGTCCAGAATGATGGCATCCGGAAAACCTATTAAAGTAGTGGTTGTAGATACGCAGGTGTACTCCAATACAGGCGGACAAGCCTGTACTTCCGGCTTTATCGCTCAGGTTTCAGACATGGCACAATACGGAAAAGTCAAAAAAGGAAAATCTGAGCCTAGAAAAGAAATTGGATTGATCGCAATGGCGCACAGGAATACTTTTGTGCTTCAAAGTACCCTGGCTAATACCAGTCAGATGATCGAAGGATTTATAGACGGACTGATGGCTAAACGACCTGCAATATTCAACATCTATACCACCTGTCAACCTGAACATGGTGTAGCAGATGATCTTGGCGTCCATCAGGCAAGATTGGCAATGGAATCACGGGCCTACCCGATTTTCCAGTATAATCCAAACAAAGGGCAAAAAATAGAACAATGTCTGGATCTGAGCGGCAACCCTGCAATAGATCAGATTTGGCCTACTTATCAATTAAAATACAATGAGTACGGACAGGAAAAAACCATGGACGTAGCGATGACCTTTGCAGATTTTGCCATCACAGAAGCAAGGTTCAGAAAACACTTCAGAAAAGTACCTCGTGATGCGTGGAATGATAATATGGTAGTCATTTCTGAATTTTTACAGTTGTCTGAAGAAGACAGGGAAGGACTTTTTCCTTTCATCTGGACAGTAGATAAAAACCAGAATTTAGTAAGAGTACTCGTAGCAGCCCCCATCGTAGAATCATGTGAAGACAGAAGAAATTTCTGGCTGATGCTTTGTGAGCTTGCAGGTCTTAATAAAGAGATAAAAGAAGAAGTTGACCTGGAGAAAAAGATTCGCACAGAAGTAATCAGCAGAATATCCAAAGGACTGATGCAGTTGGCTGGTGGCGATGGATCTGGTCTGATGGAGCTTGCTTCCAATGATGTAGTGACTCCTTCGGTAACTGAAACCAAAAACACTTCTTCCAACGGCAATTATATGGCTCCGTGGATTGAAACTGAAAGTTGTACGTCCTGTGATGAATGTACTAAGCTTAATAATAAAATATTTGCATACAACAACAATAAAAAAGCGTATATTCTGAATGCATTTGGCGGACCGTATGAAGATCTGGTCAAAGCAGCAGAAAAATGTACAGCAAGAGTTATTCATCCAGGCTTGCCGGCTGATACTTCCGGAAAAGATATTGAAAAATGGATCAAGAGAGGAGAAAAGTTTAATTAA
- the lpdA gene encoding dihydrolipoyl dehydrogenase — MNFDLIIIGSGPGGYVAAIRASQLGMKVAVIEKESLGGVCLNWGCIPTKALLKSAQVFNYINHASDYGIKVSAPQADFSAMVNRSRSVADGMSKGVNFLMKKNKVTVLEGFGRLVRGKKVVVTSNDGKKAEYTADHIIIATGGRAKELPNLPIDGKKIIGYREAMTLPVQPKKMVVVGAGAIGVEFAYFYQSIGTEVTVVEFLEQGLLPREDVEVSKELTKIYKKSGMTILANTSVEKVDISGKTCKVTVKNRKDEKTEVIECDIVLSAAGVTPNTEDIGLEALGIETERGLIKVDEFYRTNVPGIYAIGDVIGTQALAHVASAEGITCVEKIKGHHPEAIDYNNIPSCTYCSPEVSSVGMTEQAAKDAGYELKVGKFPFSASGKASASGAKEGFVKLIFDAKYGELLGAHMIGSNVTEMIAELVVAKKLETTGMEIIKSIHPHPTMSEAIMEAAAAAYGEVIHL; from the coding sequence ATGAATTTTGATCTGATAATCATAGGAAGTGGTCCTGGTGGATACGTAGCAGCCATCAGAGCGTCTCAATTGGGCATGAAAGTGGCAGTCATAGAAAAAGAAAGTTTGGGGGGAGTTTGCCTTAACTGGGGTTGTATTCCTACCAAAGCATTGCTTAAAAGTGCTCAGGTTTTTAATTATATCAACCATGCTTCGGACTATGGAATCAAAGTTTCTGCTCCGCAAGCTGATTTCTCGGCTATGGTTAACAGAAGCCGAAGTGTGGCAGACGGTATGAGCAAAGGTGTTAATTTTTTGATGAAAAAAAATAAAGTTACTGTTCTGGAAGGTTTTGGGCGTCTTGTGCGTGGTAAAAAAGTAGTAGTCACTTCCAATGATGGCAAAAAAGCAGAATATACTGCCGATCATATCATCATAGCAACCGGAGGACGTGCCAAAGAACTGCCGAATTTACCTATTGATGGTAAAAAAATAATCGGTTACAGAGAAGCTATGACCCTTCCAGTTCAGCCTAAGAAGATGGTCGTGGTAGGTGCCGGAGCCATCGGAGTCGAATTTGCATATTTTTATCAGTCTATCGGTACTGAAGTGACGGTGGTGGAATTCTTAGAGCAAGGTCTGCTACCGAGAGAAGATGTTGAAGTATCAAAAGAACTGACTAAAATCTATAAAAAATCCGGCATGACGATACTGGCCAACACGTCGGTGGAAAAAGTAGATATTTCAGGCAAAACCTGTAAAGTAACAGTCAAAAACAGAAAGGATGAAAAAACGGAAGTTATCGAATGTGATATCGTCCTGTCAGCAGCTGGTGTCACTCCGAATACAGAAGATATAGGACTTGAAGCACTTGGCATCGAAACAGAACGCGGATTGATAAAAGTGGATGAGTTTTACCGTACAAATGTGCCGGGGATTTATGCTATCGGTGATGTAATTGGCACGCAGGCATTGGCCCATGTCGCCAGCGCAGAAGGCATCACCTGCGTAGAAAAAATCAAAGGCCATCATCCTGAAGCCATTGATTACAATAATATTCCATCCTGTACTTACTGCTCCCCTGAAGTGTCAAGTGTCGGTATGACTGAGCAAGCAGCTAAAGATGCAGGATATGAACTGAAAGTAGGCAAGTTTCCTTTTTCAGCATCAGGCAAAGCAAGTGCATCCGGAGCGAAAGAAGGATTTGTAAAACTGATATTTGATGCAAAATACGGTGAATTACTCGGAGCGCATATGATAGGTTCCAACGTCACAGAAATGATTGCAGAACTCGTGGTCGCCAAAAAACTGGAAACTACCGGAATGGAAATAATAAAATCCATACATCCGCACCCAACGATGAGCGAAGCAATTATGGAAGCGGCTGCCGCAGCTTATGGTGAGGTAATTCATCTTTAA
- a CDS encoding metallophosphoesterase family protein translates to MKKIALISDNHSYFDKDISLATDDCDEIWHAGDIGSPDSISQFQQKALFRAVYGNIDDIGIRSTFPLDLTFECEGIRVFMTHIGGFPGRYTARVKKILQELKPNLYICGHSHILKVMPDKNLGLLHMNPGSYGHHGFHLIRTLLKFDIDNGKISNLNVVELGRRGVV, encoded by the coding sequence TTGAAAAAAATAGCCCTGATCTCAGATAATCATTCATACTTTGACAAGGATATATCTTTGGCAACGGATGATTGTGATGAAATCTGGCACGCCGGGGATATCGGATCGCCCGATTCTATCTCACAATTTCAACAAAAAGCGCTTTTCAGAGCAGTGTATGGCAACATTGATGACATCGGGATCAGATCAACATTTCCGCTTGATTTAACTTTTGAATGTGAAGGAATAAGAGTGTTTATGACTCACATTGGCGGATTTCCCGGACGATATACCGCAAGGGTTAAAAAAATACTTCAGGAACTTAAACCCAATCTTTATATATGCGGTCACTCCCACATTCTCAAAGTGATGCCTGATAAAAACCTGGGTTTACTTCACATGAATCCGGGATCTTACGGACACCACGGCTTTCACCTGATCAGAACCCTGCTTAAATTTGACATTGACAATGGAAAAATATCGAACCTGAATGTTGTAGAACTTGGAAGAAGAGGTGTTGTCTGA